The Pseudomonadota bacterium genomic interval GGTGCGGGCCGGGCCCGCGCGCACCAGCACAAAGTCGCCGAGCAAGCGGGCGGCGACCATGCCGCTGGTGAAGGCGACAAACCCGATGCTGGCCGGCCCGAGCGCAACGCCGAGGTCGTCGTGCAAGCGAAACGCCGCCCAATCGGTTGCGGTCATCTCCGGGACGATGGCGACCGCGCCGAGCAGGCCGAACACCCACAACGAGCGCCCACCCGTGCCGCCAACCTGCGACGTGTCGGGCGCAGGCGGCGGCGCGTCGACCGCCAACACGTGCCGCGCGGTGAAACTCAGCGCACAAACCATCAACAGCGACACCGCGATGAGGTGCCAGAGCAACGGCACAGCGGCCGCCGCGAGCATCGCGGCACCCGCCCCCGCGACCACTGTGCCGACACTCCACATGCCGTGCAGGCGGTTCATCACCGGCGTCGCGCGGCGCGCGCTCAGCGCCGACCCCTGCATGTTCATCGCGATGTCGATGCAGACGTCGATCGCCGCGAGACTTGCGAGCACGAGCACCAGCACCCAGACGCTCTGGGCAAGGGCGACCAGCGGCAGGCAGACCAGCAAACCGGCCGTCCCGACCACCATCACGCGTCGGGTCCCGAAGCGGGCAATCACCCGGTGCGCGGTGGCGCTCGCGAGCAAGCCGCCCACGCCCGCCAGCATGATCGCTTGCCCGACCGTCGCCAGGCTCACGCCCAGCGCGTCGCGGATTTCCGGCAGGCGCGGCAGCCACGAGGCGAGCACCGCGCCGTTGATCACGAAGTGGATTGCGACGGCGGTGAGCGCCCGGCCGTCGGCCTTGGACCAACTCGGCGCCGCAGCGGATTCAGTCATCGCAGGCGGCGATCACCGTGACCTCGACTTTCAGGTCCGAGCGTGCGAGGCGGGACTCACCGCAAGCCCGTGCCGGTGCCGCACCCTCAGGCACCCAGGCGTCCCAGACGCCGTTCATCTCGGCGAAGTCTTCCATGCTGTCGAGCCAGATCACGGCTTGTAAAATCTTGTCGCGGCTCGAGCCGCCCTTGGCGAGCAACGCATCGACCTTGTCGAGGCAGCCCTGGGTTTGCGCGGCCACCGAGTCGCCTTCGCTGACTTGGCCAGCCAGGTAGAGGGTGCCGTTGTGGCGCACGAGCTGGCTCATGCGCTGGTTGGTGTCAAA includes:
- a CDS encoding MFS transporter translates to MTESAAAPSWSKADGRALTAVAIHFVINGAVLASWLPRLPEIRDALGVSLATVGQAIMLAGVGGLLASATAHRVIARFGTRRVMVVGTAGLLVCLPLVALAQSVWVLVLVLASLAAIDVCIDIAMNMQGSALSARRATPVMNRLHGMWSVGTVVAGAGAAMLAAAAVPLLWHLIAVSLLMVCALSFTARHVLAVDAPPPAPDTSQVGGTGGRSLWVFGLLGAVAIVPEMTATDWAAFRLHDDLGVALGPASIGFVAFTSGMVAARLLGDFVLVRAGPARTLNGACVLALVGCLLAALVPDPVWSCLGFGLSGIGVSVLFPAIYDAAARRPGQPGAALGAMTAGTRLGAVVTPFAVGSLAEAGGHVGVAMVAAVAPALAAVWWCSRP
- a CDS encoding RidA family protein, translating into MIERFDTNQRMSQLVRHNGTLYLAGQVSEGDSVAAQTQGCLDKVDALLAKGGSSRDKILQAVIWLDSMEDFAEMNGVWDAWVPEGAAPARACGESRLARSDLKVEVTVIAACDD